In one window of Hevea brasiliensis isolate MT/VB/25A 57/8 chromosome 10, ASM3005281v1, whole genome shotgun sequence DNA:
- the LOC110635385 gene encoding uncharacterized protein LOC110635385, protein MMRSQQQDQQQDQQSRIFYELSALVLNLLRSPPSPIPFSDQSSAIPSDSSRRRSSAPPQISPAGFASLMLGISMALMLCGSVTFFIGFMLMPWVLGLVMVFYVAGIVSTISMLGRSLFCYALAPSSSRKEIPAWKLL, encoded by the coding sequence ATGATGAGAAGTCAGCAGCAAGATCAGCAACAAGATCAGCAATCAAGAATTTTCTACGAGCTGTCCGCTCTGGTTCTCAATCTGCTTCGTTCACCTCCTTCGCCGATCCCGTTCTCTGACCAATCCTCGGCGATTCCATCTGATTCTTCGAGGAGGAGGTCATCGGCGCCGCCCCAGATCTCGCCGGCGGGCTTCGCATCGTTGATGCTGGGGATTTCGATGGCTTTGATGCTGTGTGGTTCGGTCACGTTCTTTATTGGGTTCATGTTGATGCCTTGGGTTCTTGGATTGGTTATGGTTTTTTATGTGGCTGGGATTGTTTCTACCATCTCCATGTTGGGCCGTTCCCTTTTTTGCTACGCCTTGGCCCCCTCGTCTTCGAGAAAGGAGATTCCTG